Proteins encoded together in one Bradyrhizobium sp. PSBB068 window:
- a CDS encoding FecR domain-containing protein, with the protein MSATDNDDMRFDPLKRDAVGWVRHLTSGQATAADAEALRRWCAQSAEHAAAFAAASRLWRDLAPAGRNVRAAEMARQSRSAAHLNRRVLLGGGLATAASAAGVYALARPPLGLWPSWSDLAADYRTGTGEQRSVALPGDVSIRMNVQTSIALRPADPGAARIELLSGEAAFATAGRSFGVRAADRWILANRAQFDVRYISAGGERPVCVTCLNGELQVERGAELIAMKEGQQLRYDARGESLAAADIEIASAWQRGFLLFRFTPLADVVDEINRYRPGHIFIVNAEIARLPVSGRFRIDRMDEILTQIQQAFDARVRLLPGGIVLLS; encoded by the coding sequence ATGAGCGCGACGGATAACGACGACATGAGATTTGATCCGCTCAAGCGGGACGCGGTCGGCTGGGTGCGGCATCTTACCTCCGGGCAGGCCACCGCGGCGGATGCCGAGGCGCTGCGGCGCTGGTGCGCCCAGAGCGCCGAGCATGCTGCCGCCTTCGCTGCAGCAAGCCGCCTGTGGCGCGACCTTGCACCGGCGGGCCGCAATGTGCGGGCGGCCGAGATGGCCAGACAATCGCGGAGCGCGGCGCACTTGAATCGCCGTGTGTTGCTCGGTGGTGGGCTCGCGACCGCGGCCTCCGCTGCGGGTGTCTATGCGCTGGCGCGTCCGCCGCTCGGCCTGTGGCCGTCCTGGTCGGATCTCGCGGCCGACTACCGCACCGGCACCGGCGAGCAGCGCAGCGTGGCGCTGCCCGGCGATGTTTCGATCCGGATGAACGTGCAGACCAGCATCGCGTTGCGGCCCGCCGATCCCGGTGCGGCGCGGATCGAGTTGCTTTCCGGCGAGGCTGCGTTCGCCACAGCCGGTCGCAGCTTTGGCGTCCGTGCGGCCGACCGCTGGATCTTGGCGAACAGGGCGCAGTTCGATGTGCGTTATATATCGGCTGGCGGCGAGCGGCCGGTTTGTGTGACCTGCCTCAACGGCGAGCTGCAGGTCGAGCGTGGGGCCGAGCTGATCGCCATGAAGGAAGGGCAGCAACTGCGCTACGACGCGCGGGGAGAGAGCCTTGCCGCTGCCGATATCGAGATTGCCTCCGCCTGGCAACGCGGCTTCCTGCTGTTCCGCTTCACGCCGCTGGCCGATGTGGTCGACGAGATCAACCGATACCGGCCTGGCCACATCTTCATTGTCAATGCCGAGATCGCGCGGCTGCCCGTCAGCGGTCGTTTCCGCATCGATCGCATGGATGAGATCCTGACCCAGATCCAGCAGGCGTTCGATGCGCGTGTGCGGTTGCTGCCTGGCGGAATCGTGCTGCTGAGCTGA
- a CDS encoding sigma-70 family RNA polymerase sigma factor: MTETSLAVIRRLLVERYDELKRRLTRRLGSSELAGEALHDAWLRIAQADSVGVVGNPGNYVFGVAMNAARDRLRNADSRILSAAEVDGLLEIADGAPGPEHVARARSDLRGLEAILHELPARRREILLASRLDQMPRQEIARRFGISLRLVDLELQRAQEYCLARRGRSDG, encoded by the coding sequence ATGACTGAAACGTCCCTTGCCGTGATAAGACGCCTGTTGGTGGAGCGCTATGATGAGCTCAAGCGCCGGCTGACACGACGGCTGGGATCGTCCGAACTCGCGGGTGAGGCGCTGCACGACGCCTGGCTCCGGATCGCCCAGGCGGATTCGGTTGGTGTGGTCGGCAATCCCGGCAATTACGTTTTTGGCGTCGCCATGAATGCGGCGCGCGATCGCCTACGTAACGCCGATAGCCGGATTCTGAGCGCCGCCGAAGTCGACGGGTTGCTCGAGATCGCCGATGGTGCGCCCGGTCCCGAGCACGTGGCACGCGCGCGGTCGGACCTGCGAGGGCTCGAGGCCATTCTGCACGAGCTGCCGGCGCGCCGCCGTGAGATTCTGCTCGCGTCACGCCTCGACCAGATGCCGCGGCAGGAAATAGCACGCCGCTTCGGCATTTCCCTGCGGCTGGTGGATCTGGAGCTGCAGCGGGCGCAGGAATATTGTTTGGCGCGGCGTGGTCGGAGCGACGGATAA
- a CDS encoding TonB family protein: protein MTPDAPAQARSARLCRALMFGACLALAAPEASAEGKQIDFDIAAQPLAAALEQYGDVAGRSVLYNSNLTAGRHSSAVRGPMTAGIALARLLAGTGLSARVLGETSFILYPTPAMAQAALPAPVNHYYSRLQTSLRAALCAEADARPGGYRIALQFWIDPAGKVERFERLGSAGSASLDAGIDHALRRMQVDMAPPAGLAQPVTLVVVPQGSGITMGCDGSPARHD from the coding sequence TTGACCCCGGATGCGCCAGCGCAAGCCCGGAGCGCCCGGCTGTGCCGTGCGCTGATGTTCGGTGCCTGTCTTGCCTTGGCGGCGCCGGAAGCATCCGCAGAAGGGAAACAAATCGACTTTGATATCGCAGCTCAGCCGCTGGCGGCCGCGCTGGAGCAGTATGGTGACGTGGCTGGTCGGAGCGTGCTCTACAACAGCAACTTGACGGCCGGACGGCATTCCAGCGCCGTGCGGGGACCCATGACCGCGGGCATCGCGCTCGCGCGCCTGCTTGCAGGCACCGGCCTGTCGGCGCGCGTGCTTGGAGAGACGTCTTTCATCCTCTATCCGACACCGGCCATGGCGCAGGCGGCGCTGCCGGCGCCGGTGAATCATTATTATTCGCGACTACAGACCAGCCTTCGGGCCGCGCTGTGTGCGGAGGCCGATGCGCGGCCGGGCGGCTACCGGATCGCGTTGCAGTTCTGGATTGATCCGGCCGGCAAGGTCGAACGGTTCGAGCGACTGGGCTCGGCGGGCAGCGCCTCGCTCGATGCTGGTATTGATCATGCTCTGCGCCGGATGCAGGTCGATATGGCGCCGCCGGCAGGCCTTGCCCAGCCTGTGACCCTGGTGGTGGTCCCGCAGGGATCCGGCATCACGATGGGCTGTGACGGTTCTCCGGCACGCCATGACTGA
- a CDS encoding YfcC family protein, producing MVAAAHQQTMVETGIRRSSSRHPVTIMLFMIVLAAGLTFVLPSGLYNRSPTGAVEPGSFHFIAKDRRIGALFSGEASSVAVAAPASVVTTLKAIPAGLTATASLIFMITFIGGAFAVFRNTGALDAGLDRLLALTGGRVRLLIPLLMLTIAFGASFVGLISEYIAFVPVAVALGERLGFNRVLAAAIVIIPAKIGYLTSVTNPIGLVVAQTAVGVPVFSGLGVRLAAFVILLSVGVLFVLHKTARLTLGQQPISEASARRLSHRHLAILLTIAVFVLSVVYGVRWHHWGHADLAAAYIGLATAIALIARIRPTEACQLFLEGMKAMLLAGVLVGLAKAVELILRDAMVLDPIIFALTSRMADLAPPSAAACLMTIEMIVDLLVPSTSGRAALTMPLFAPVAALSGVSGQSVVLAFLFGGGLPNLISPTSPTLLAFLSVGRVRFGEWVRFIIPLFATMVTLCLAILLLAVEYGYR from the coding sequence ATGGTGGCAGCCGCTCATCAGCAGACCATGGTGGAGACGGGAATTCGGAGGAGTTCGTCCCGCCACCCTGTCACGATCATGCTGTTCATGATTGTCCTCGCGGCCGGCCTGACGTTCGTTCTGCCGTCAGGGCTTTACAACCGCTCGCCGACGGGAGCAGTCGAACCGGGCAGCTTTCATTTCATCGCGAAAGACCGTCGCATTGGTGCGCTGTTCTCAGGCGAAGCAAGCAGTGTCGCGGTCGCTGCACCCGCCTCCGTGGTCACGACGCTCAAGGCGATACCAGCCGGCCTTACGGCGACGGCCTCCCTCATTTTCATGATCACGTTTATTGGCGGCGCCTTCGCGGTGTTCCGAAATACGGGAGCGCTGGATGCCGGGCTCGACCGTTTGCTTGCGTTGACTGGAGGGAGGGTGAGATTGCTCATTCCGCTCCTGATGCTGACCATCGCCTTCGGCGCATCTTTTGTCGGACTGATTTCGGAATACATCGCGTTCGTCCCCGTCGCGGTTGCGTTGGGAGAACGTCTCGGATTCAATCGTGTGCTCGCTGCCGCAATCGTGATCATACCGGCGAAAATCGGCTACCTCACGTCGGTTACGAATCCGATCGGCCTGGTTGTCGCTCAAACGGCCGTCGGTGTCCCCGTCTTCAGTGGTCTCGGCGTTCGACTGGCGGCGTTCGTCATTCTCCTGTCGGTCGGTGTTCTTTTCGTGCTGCATAAGACGGCGCGTCTGACGCTTGGCCAGCAACCAATCAGCGAGGCGTCGGCTCGGCGGCTTTCGCACCGGCATTTGGCCATTCTTCTCACGATTGCAGTGTTCGTCCTTTCCGTCGTCTACGGCGTGCGGTGGCATCATTGGGGACATGCAGACCTCGCTGCTGCCTACATCGGGCTCGCGACCGCTATCGCCCTGATTGCGCGGATCCGGCCGACGGAGGCATGCCAGCTATTTCTTGAAGGCATGAAGGCGATGCTGCTCGCCGGCGTACTTGTCGGACTCGCCAAGGCTGTGGAGCTCATTCTGCGAGACGCCATGGTGCTTGATCCGATCATCTTTGCGTTGACGAGCAGAATGGCGGATCTGGCGCCCCCGTCCGCAGCTGCTTGTCTGATGACGATTGAGATGATCGTCGATCTGTTGGTTCCATCCACTTCGGGAAGGGCGGCGCTGACGATGCCGCTGTTCGCACCTGTCGCCGCGCTTTCCGGTGTAAGTGGTCAATCGGTCGTCCTGGCGTTTCTCTTCGGGGGCGGGCTGCCGAACCTGATTTCACCGACCTCTCCCACCTTGCTCGCTTTTCTCTCCGTCGGGCGCGTGCGATTCGGTGAATGGGTCAGGTTCATTATCCCGCTGTTCGCGACGATGGTGACGCTGTGCCTGGCCATCCTGCTGCTCGCGGTCGAATATGGCTACCGCTGA
- a CDS encoding M20 family metallopeptidase — MSREAALRAAQEHFSGGQFVDDLCRRVAFPTESSVPERQFVLLDYLKQEMVPTLERMGYACRLVDNSVASRAPFLIASRTEDKGLPTVLTYGHGDVVQGLPDLWSEGLSPWKLTRIGDRYYGRGTADNKAQHSIVIAALETVLKVRGRHGFNSRILIDMGEEVGSPGLAEVIGNHADELQADIFLASDGPRMKVERPDIKLGNRGVMSFDLVVHLRDGSRHSGHWGGVLEDPAIILAHALTCITTTRGQILVPEWRPDAIPPAVRAMLLDCAVDPGFDFPHIADDWGEPGLTRAEKMFGWTSFIVLAVVAGQPDRPVNGVQPFARATCQLRFTADVDSGKFLDGLRGFLDQNGFQQVKIVAREGDFHPASRTDPASPWVDWAVQSIARTVGAPPIVVPNGAGSLPSDAFARQLRVPTIWVPHSYAGCKQHGPDEHVLGPLIQEGLRIMTGLFWDLTPAAHDG, encoded by the coding sequence GTGAGCCGCGAAGCAGCACTGCGTGCCGCCCAGGAGCACTTTTCCGGCGGACAGTTCGTTGACGATCTTTGCCGTCGCGTGGCCTTTCCCACGGAGAGCTCGGTTCCGGAGCGGCAGTTCGTACTGCTCGATTATCTGAAACAGGAGATGGTCCCGACGCTGGAGCGGATGGGCTATGCGTGCCGCCTGGTCGACAATTCGGTGGCGAGCCGAGCGCCGTTCCTGATCGCGAGCCGGACCGAGGACAAGGGCTTGCCGACCGTACTCACCTATGGTCACGGCGACGTCGTGCAGGGGTTGCCCGATCTTTGGAGTGAGGGCCTATCGCCATGGAAACTGACCCGGATAGGTGACCGGTACTACGGCCGCGGGACTGCGGACAATAAGGCCCAACACAGCATCGTCATCGCTGCGCTTGAAACGGTGCTCAAGGTCCGCGGGAGGCACGGCTTCAATTCCAGAATCCTGATCGACATGGGCGAGGAAGTCGGGTCTCCCGGACTGGCTGAGGTGATCGGCAACCACGCCGACGAGCTTCAGGCGGACATCTTTCTCGCCTCGGACGGTCCGAGAATGAAGGTTGAGCGGCCGGATATCAAGCTGGGCAACCGGGGTGTGATGTCGTTCGACCTTGTGGTCCACCTGCGCGACGGCAGTCGCCATTCGGGCCATTGGGGCGGCGTTCTGGAGGATCCTGCGATCATCCTCGCGCATGCCTTGACCTGCATCACCACAACGCGCGGGCAGATCCTGGTGCCGGAATGGCGACCTGACGCGATCCCGCCGGCGGTTCGAGCCATGCTGCTGGATTGCGCGGTCGATCCAGGATTTGATTTCCCGCACATTGCCGATGATTGGGGAGAGCCTGGCCTGACACGTGCGGAGAAGATGTTCGGCTGGACGAGCTTCATCGTTCTCGCCGTCGTCGCCGGGCAACCCGATCGGCCGGTCAACGGCGTCCAGCCGTTTGCGCGCGCGACGTGCCAGTTGCGCTTCACGGCCGACGTGGACAGCGGAAAATTTCTCGACGGCCTGCGCGGCTTTCTCGATCAGAACGGCTTCCAGCAGGTCAAGATCGTCGCACGGGAAGGCGACTTTCATCCCGCCTCGCGTACCGATCCTGCCAGTCCCTGGGTGGATTGGGCGGTTCAGTCCATCGCGCGTACCGTCGGCGCTCCTCCGATTGTGGTGCCGAACGGAGCCGGCTCCTTGCCGAGCGACGCATTCGCCCGTCAGCTGCGCGTGCCGACGATCTGGGTGCCGCATTCCTACGCAGGGTGCAAGCAGCACGGTCCCGATGAGCATGTGTTGGGACCGCTGATACAAGAAGGCTTGCGGATCATGACCGGCCTGTTCTGGGATCTGACGCCGGCGGCGCACGATGGATAA